A region from the Candidatus Limnocylindrales bacterium genome encodes:
- a CDS encoding S8 family serine peptidase: MPATCRRAFVFLATVCLVASGLSAVAFPPAPPDDPQFEPDGPCPEAGFSCATPTGQWNLLSYSANFPPVPHASGISADLAWSATTGRPDTVVMILDSGVNYDHVDLRNKIWLNRGELPVPDGAACNPPVDDPHDCNGDGVFNVQDFAGDSRLTDTILPGVLSRSDLRVFEDGIDTDSNGFIDDISGWDADDDDGDEYDHRDFGHGTGRNGFIGAETDNGIGIAGICPDCPLTNVRVDDTFVHKTEGAAKGAVWAADHGHSVITMALGATGASSATRAAFDYATRKNVLAVSASANEFSFHHNFQTQFDDVMAIGAVVPDNEELVTTYLRKANFSNYGAKLDVVAPSDSPTTSQGGGFGDSSGTSSAVPHAAGVAALVFSRARELIEASVLDASGLALQDISAQEVRQIIDRTADDVVIADDPSGPYTNHLAEGWDRYTGYGRMNAKSAVDMVAPGTIPPEADINSPDWFTYVDGTAAVAFYANARWTDSFDVVLEVGQGVQPTTWTPLLAADDQMSNPALSSASMASNFSFDWDTTALTPGAYTLRLRVTDDLGNEGEDRMQVWVRRPDADAHAGWPQTLPASLESISSKLVDLDGDNKLEIILSTADGQVYAFREDGSVLPGFPVATDPLPALPTCCSPAYDGEESNGEVPVVGSSLIGGVSVGDIDDDGMQEICSGSYDGKVYCWNADGGVQDGFPVSTDIGATRDQYSGVQKPNAKGEPVLVVPALVDFDGDRKLELVAGAWDQKLYVWNSDGTRRAPFPVAIYDPASSSGVSSKRPEYIISVPVVADIDDDGDIEMVFGTNETYGTPNIAGQGGSGRLYAVDEHGSIEPGWPVALPSLSPDAVPLVAEGVGTSPAAADIDGDGTLEIASGLLVGDATVFNHDGSVFATMNGAMGSTGAGGDGDEETAEGGLGKPSDAPVHYYVAHPSFSDVDLDGQVDLMAGTVGNGIAGLAIGSGTPTPFDHYFSVWNAATAAHKPAFPRVVEDWQFFTSASVADVDGAPGGLPEMLVSSGGYWVHAFNALGLEPAGWPKFTGQWVISTPLVGDIDDDGDLEVVVSTRLGNIFVWDMAGDACAAVNDQWRTFHHDEHNTGALGTDTRRPARIDDLSLVLDQGNVVLAWTAPGDDGRCGTAASYELLASDAPITYANASAATPISLPAPQDSGSEESTTFAPMPEERFYAVRAVDEAGNRGPLAQVASVPDFAVRRVRIERSAITGEGSLLVKLQASIDLASLGLIGQTLSVTLADESGPFFTATVEAADQEVRASGTSARFFDRSGTLAEGVRRMRVVSSAAGRSSVMMAAKDVDLSGAAPGPLVVTLELAGIPMTAASDLRAVDAAMTRLVAP; this comes from the coding sequence ATGCCGGCAACGTGTCGTCGTGCTTTCGTTTTTCTCGCTACGGTCTGTCTGGTCGCGAGCGGCCTGAGCGCCGTGGCCTTTCCGCCGGCGCCCCCCGATGACCCGCAGTTCGAGCCCGACGGTCCGTGTCCGGAGGCCGGGTTTTCCTGCGCCACGCCGACCGGCCAGTGGAACCTGCTCAGCTACAGCGCCAACTTTCCGCCGGTCCCGCACGCCAGCGGCATCTCGGCCGACCTTGCCTGGTCGGCCACGACCGGACGGCCCGACACGGTCGTCATGATTCTGGACTCGGGCGTCAACTACGACCACGTCGACCTTCGCAACAAGATCTGGCTCAACCGCGGCGAGCTGCCGGTGCCGGACGGCGCCGCATGCAATCCTCCCGTCGACGATCCGCACGACTGCAACGGCGATGGCGTCTTCAACGTGCAGGACTTCGCCGGCGACTCACGCCTCACCGACACCATCCTTCCCGGCGTCCTCTCGCGCAGCGATCTGCGCGTCTTCGAGGACGGCATCGACACCGACTCCAACGGCTTCATCGACGACATCTCGGGCTGGGACGCCGACGATGACGACGGCGACGAATACGACCACCGCGACTTCGGCCACGGCACCGGCCGCAACGGCTTCATCGGCGCGGAGACCGACAATGGCATCGGCATTGCCGGCATCTGCCCGGACTGTCCGCTGACCAATGTCCGCGTCGACGACACGTTCGTTCACAAGACCGAGGGCGCCGCCAAGGGCGCCGTGTGGGCGGCCGACCACGGTCACTCGGTCATCACGATGGCGCTCGGCGCCACCGGCGCCTCCAGCGCCACGCGCGCCGCCTTCGACTACGCCACGCGCAAGAATGTGCTGGCGGTTTCGGCGTCGGCCAACGAGTTCAGCTTCCACCACAACTTCCAGACGCAGTTCGACGACGTCATGGCCATCGGCGCCGTGGTGCCCGACAACGAAGAGCTGGTGACGACGTACCTTCGCAAGGCCAACTTCTCGAACTACGGCGCCAAGCTGGACGTGGTGGCGCCGAGCGACTCGCCCACGACCTCGCAGGGCGGCGGCTTCGGCGACTCCAGCGGCACCTCCTCGGCCGTGCCGCACGCGGCCGGCGTGGCCGCGCTGGTGTTCTCGCGCGCTCGCGAGCTGATCGAGGCCAGCGTGCTGGATGCGAGCGGGCTGGCGCTGCAGGACATTTCGGCGCAGGAGGTGCGCCAGATCATCGATCGCACCGCCGACGACGTCGTCATCGCGGACGATCCTTCCGGCCCCTACACCAATCATCTGGCCGAGGGCTGGGACCGCTACACCGGCTACGGCCGCATGAATGCGAAATCGGCGGTGGACATGGTCGCGCCCGGCACCATTCCGCCGGAAGCGGACATCAACTCGCCCGACTGGTTCACGTACGTCGACGGCACGGCCGCCGTCGCCTTCTACGCCAACGCGCGCTGGACCGACTCGTTCGATGTGGTGCTCGAGGTCGGCCAGGGCGTGCAGCCGACGACATGGACGCCGCTGCTGGCGGCGGACGACCAGATGAGCAACCCGGCGCTGTCGTCCGCGAGCATGGCCAGCAATTTCAGCTTCGACTGGGACACCACCGCGCTGACGCCTGGCGCCTACACGCTGCGCCTTCGCGTCACCGACGACCTCGGCAACGAGGGCGAGGATCGCATGCAGGTGTGGGTGCGACGGCCTGACGCCGATGCCCATGCCGGGTGGCCGCAGACGCTGCCGGCTTCGCTGGAATCGATCTCGTCGAAGCTCGTGGACCTGGACGGCGACAACAAGCTCGAGATCATCCTGTCCACCGCCGACGGCCAGGTGTACGCGTTTCGCGAAGACGGCAGCGTTCTGCCCGGCTTCCCCGTAGCGACCGACCCTCTTCCTGCCTTGCCCACCTGCTGCTCGCCCGCGTACGACGGCGAGGAAAGCAACGGTGAGGTGCCGGTGGTCGGCTCCTCGCTCATCGGCGGCGTCAGCGTCGGCGACATCGACGACGACGGCATGCAGGAGATCTGCTCGGGAAGCTACGACGGAAAGGTCTACTGCTGGAACGCCGACGGCGGCGTGCAGGACGGCTTTCCGGTCTCCACCGACATCGGCGCCACGCGCGATCAATACAGCGGGGTGCAGAAGCCCAATGCCAAGGGCGAGCCGGTGCTGGTGGTGCCGGCGCTCGTGGACTTCGACGGCGATCGCAAGCTCGAGCTGGTGGCGGGCGCGTGGGATCAGAAGCTCTACGTGTGGAACAGCGACGGCACGCGGCGCGCGCCCTTCCCCGTCGCGATCTACGACCCTGCCTCCAGCAGCGGCGTCAGCAGCAAGCGCCCCGAGTACATCATCTCGGTGCCGGTGGTCGCCGACATCGATGACGACGGCGACATCGAGATGGTGTTCGGCACCAACGAAACCTACGGCACGCCCAACATTGCCGGTCAGGGCGGCTCGGGCCGGCTCTATGCAGTGGACGAGCACGGCAGCATCGAGCCCGGCTGGCCGGTGGCGCTGCCGTCGCTGTCGCCGGACGCGGTGCCGCTGGTGGCCGAGGGCGTCGGAACCAGCCCCGCCGCCGCCGACATCGATGGGGACGGCACGCTCGAGATCGCATCGGGCCTGCTCGTCGGCGACGCCACCGTCTTCAACCACGACGGCAGCGTCTTCGCGACCATGAACGGCGCGATGGGCAGCACCGGCGCCGGCGGCGATGGCGACGAGGAAACGGCCGAAGGCGGGCTCGGCAAGCCTAGTGACGCGCCGGTGCACTACTACGTCGCCCATCCCTCCTTCAGCGACGTCGACCTGGACGGACAGGTGGACCTGATGGCCGGCACCGTCGGCAACGGCATCGCCGGGCTGGCCATCGGCTCGGGCACCCCTACTCCGTTCGATCACTACTTCTCCGTCTGGAACGCGGCCACCGCCGCGCACAAGCCGGCCTTCCCGCGCGTCGTCGAGGACTGGCAGTTCTTCACCAGCGCATCGGTGGCCGACGTCGACGGTGCGCCGGGTGGCCTGCCCGAGATGCTGGTGAGCAGCGGCGGCTATTGGGTGCATGCGTTCAACGCTCTCGGCCTGGAGCCGGCGGGCTGGCCCAAGTTCACCGGGCAGTGGGTGATCTCGACTCCGCTGGTCGGCGACATCGACGACGACGGCGATCTCGAAGTCGTCGTCAGCACGCGCCTCGGCAACATCTTCGTCTGGGACATGGCCGGCGACGCCTGCGCTGCCGTCAACGACCAGTGGCGGACGTTCCACCACGACGAGCACAACACGGGAGCGCTCGGCACCGACACGCGCCGGCCGGCGCGTATCGACGATCTCAGCCTCGTCCTGGACCAGGGCAACGTCGTGCTGGCCTGGACGGCGCCGGGCGACGACGGTCGTTGCGGAACGGCTGCGTCGTACGAGCTGCTCGCCTCGGACGCGCCCATCACCTACGCCAACGCGAGCGCGGCCACGCCGATCTCGCTGCCCGCGCCGCAAGACTCCGGCAGCGAGGAGAGCACGACGTTCGCTCCGATGCCGGAGGAGAGGTTCTACGCGGTGCGTGCGGTCGATGAAGCCGGCAATCGGGGACCGCTGGCGCAGGTCGCATCGGTTCCGGATTTCGCAGTCCGGCGCGTCAGGATCGAGCGCTCTGCGATCACCGGCGAAGGCAGCCTCCTGGTCAAGCTGCAGGCATCCATCGATCTCGCTTCGCTTGGCCTGATCGGTCAGACGCTGTCGGTGACGCTCGCAGACGAAAGCGGCCCGTTCTTCACCGCTACGGTCGAGGCGGCCGACCAGGAAGTGCGCGCCAGCGGCACCAGCGCCAGGTTCTTCGATCGCAGCGGCACGCTCGCCGAGGGCGTGCGCCGCATGCGCGTTGTCAGCAGCGCCGCAGGACGGTCCTCGGTGATGATGGCGGCAAAGGATGTGGACCTCTCGGGTGCCGCCCCGGGTCCGCTGGTGGTCACGCTGGAGCTGGCGGGAATTCCCATGACGGCCGCGAGCGACCTGCGCGCCGTCGACGCGGCGATGACGAGGCTCGTCGCACCATGA
- a CDS encoding TIGR00730 family Rossman fold protein, whose translation MTVLRSVCVFCGSSFGVRPQYKQAAEALARELARSGIALVYGGGNIGLMGVVADAALAAGVHVTGVIPQALADSELAHYGVSDLRVVESMHARKALMADLSDGFIAMPGGIGTFEEWFEILTWNQLGIHRKPCGLLDVEGYYQDLLRLLDRAQSEGFYKAKHRRAVLIAEEPAALLDLMRTYEPAAGPSVIDKIET comes from the coding sequence ATGACCGTCCTTCGCAGCGTCTGTGTCTTTTGCGGCTCCAGCTTCGGCGTGCGGCCGCAGTACAAGCAGGCCGCCGAGGCGCTGGCGCGCGAGCTGGCCCGCAGCGGCATCGCGCTCGTCTACGGCGGCGGCAACATCGGCTTGATGGGCGTCGTCGCCGATGCCGCGCTCGCGGCCGGCGTGCACGTCACCGGCGTCATTCCGCAGGCGCTGGCCGACAGCGAGCTGGCGCACTACGGCGTCAGCGACCTCCGCGTCGTCGAATCGATGCACGCGCGCAAGGCGCTGATGGCCGATCTCAGCGACGGCTTCATCGCCATGCCCGGCGGCATCGGCACCTTCGAGGAATGGTTCGAGATCCTGACGTGGAACCAGCTCGGCATTCACCGCAAGCCTTGCGGGCTGCTCGACGTCGAGGGTTACTATCAGGACCTGCTGCGCCTGCTGGACCGCGCCCAGAGCGAGGGGTTTTACAAGGCCAAGCACCGCCGCGCGGTGCTGATCGCGGAGGAACCGGCGGCGCTGCTGGATCTCATGCGAACCTATGAGCCTGCGGCCGGGCCTTCGGTCATCGACAAGATCGAGACGTGA
- a CDS encoding antibiotic biosynthesis monooxygenase, which translates to MILTIFRSRLRPEHVHEYEQTAQRIEALARTMPGFVSIKTFAAGDGERVSIVEFSSREAHDAWRSHPEHLRAQELGREKFYSFYSIDVCDPVRRYSWELEP; encoded by the coding sequence ATGATCCTGACCATCTTCCGTTCGCGGCTGCGCCCCGAGCACGTCCACGAGTACGAGCAGACCGCGCAGCGCATCGAGGCCCTGGCGCGCACGATGCCCGGCTTCGTCTCCATCAAGACGTTCGCCGCCGGCGATGGCGAGCGCGTCTCCATCGTCGAATTCAGCTCCAGGGAAGCGCACGATGCCTGGCGCTCCCACCCCGAGCACCTCCGCGCGCAGGAGCTGGGGCGCGAGAAGTTCTACAGCTTCTACTCGATCGACGTCTGCGATCCGGTGCGGCGGTATTCGTGGGAGCTCGAGCCGTGA
- a CDS encoding glucose 1-dehydrogenase: MQRLEGKVAVITGGASGIGEATARLFAREGARLVVADVNDERGQRLARDIGQAAVYVHADVSREEDVHGCIDAAVRKHGRLDVVFNNAGFGGTIGPIAEIPVEEYDVTMNVLVRGVFLGMKHAAPILAAQGSGSIISTASVAGLRAGYSPHIYSAAKAAVIALTRTVAMELGERGVRVNCICPGAIATPLLAGAFVESMGGVANPEREDEAITMVKQSIGAMQPIQRPGLPEDIANAALWLASEESSFVNGHALVVDGGLTGGTMWSMQIPFMRERREMKR, encoded by the coding sequence ATGCAACGACTCGAGGGAAAGGTCGCGGTCATCACTGGCGGCGCAAGCGGCATCGGCGAGGCCACGGCACGCCTGTTCGCGCGCGAAGGCGCGCGCCTCGTCGTCGCCGATGTGAACGACGAGCGCGGGCAGCGCCTCGCCCGCGACATCGGCCAGGCCGCCGTGTATGTGCACGCCGACGTTTCGCGCGAAGAAGACGTGCATGGGTGCATCGACGCCGCGGTGCGCAAGCATGGGCGCCTGGACGTCGTGTTCAACAATGCCGGCTTCGGCGGAACCATCGGTCCCATCGCCGAGATTCCGGTCGAGGAGTACGACGTGACCATGAACGTGCTCGTGCGCGGCGTGTTCCTCGGCATGAAGCACGCCGCGCCCATCCTGGCCGCGCAGGGCTCGGGCAGCATCATCAGCACCGCCAGCGTCGCAGGCCTTCGCGCCGGCTACTCGCCGCACATCTACAGCGCGGCCAAGGCGGCCGTGATCGCGCTGACGCGGACGGTCGCGATGGAGCTGGGCGAGCGCGGCGTCCGCGTCAACTGCATTTGTCCGGGCGCAATCGCCACGCCGTTGCTTGCCGGCGCATTCGTCGAGTCGATGGGAGGCGTGGCCAATCCCGAGCGCGAGGACGAGGCGATCACGATGGTCAAGCAGAGCATCGGCGCGATGCAGCCGATCCAGCGGCCGGGCCTACCCGAGGACATCGCCAACGCCGCGCTGTGGCTGGCCAGCGAGGAGTCGAGCTTCGTCAACGGCCACGCGCTCGTGGTGGACGGCGGCCTGACCGGCGGCACCATGTGGTCGATGCAGATTCCCTTCATGCGCGAGCGCCGCGAGATGAAGCGCTAG
- a CDS encoding alpha-hydroxy acid oxidase has product MSPLRLDEYEQLARRHLPEDVFDYFAGGACDERTLADNRSSFDRLRLRGRVLRSVEDRSLETTVLGQRLAMPLMVAPVAFQRLAYEDGELATAKAAAAAGSLMILSTLATASIEEVAQVANGALWFQLYVYKDRGLTRELVRRAEQAGCGALVLTVDGQVWGRRERDIANSFTLPDGLSLANLAGAGHGRLPHVQGSGLAAYVASLFDPALSWDAVAWLAAQTTLPVVVKGILHADDARLAVAHGASAVFVSNHGGRQLDTAAATLDVLGSVVDAIDGRCEVYMDGGVRRGTDVVKALALGARAVAIGRPAIWGLAAAGGRGVARVLAMLREEIDIAMALCGASRPHELGRDVLL; this is encoded by the coding sequence GTGAGCCCGCTGCGCCTCGACGAATACGAACAGCTGGCGCGCCGCCATCTTCCCGAGGACGTCTTCGACTACTTCGCCGGCGGCGCGTGCGATGAGCGCACGCTCGCCGACAACCGCTCCTCCTTCGATCGGTTGCGCCTGCGCGGCCGCGTTCTGCGAAGCGTCGAAGACCGCAGCCTGGAGACGACGGTACTCGGGCAGCGTCTTGCGATGCCGCTGATGGTCGCGCCGGTGGCGTTCCAGCGCCTCGCCTACGAGGACGGCGAGCTGGCCACGGCCAAAGCGGCGGCGGCCGCTGGCTCGCTCATGATCCTGAGCACTCTGGCCACCGCCTCGATCGAAGAGGTCGCGCAGGTCGCCAATGGGGCGCTGTGGTTCCAGCTCTACGTCTACAAGGACCGCGGTCTGACTCGCGAGCTGGTGCGCCGCGCCGAGCAGGCCGGATGCGGCGCGCTCGTGCTGACGGTGGATGGGCAGGTGTGGGGCCGTCGCGAGCGCGACATCGCCAACAGCTTCACGCTTCCCGACGGCCTCTCGCTCGCCAATCTCGCCGGCGCCGGACACGGGCGTCTGCCGCACGTGCAGGGCTCGGGTCTTGCCGCCTACGTCGCATCGCTCTTCGACCCTGCGCTTTCGTGGGACGCGGTGGCGTGGCTGGCCGCGCAGACGACGCTTCCGGTGGTCGTCAAGGGCATTCTGCACGCAGACGATGCGCGGCTGGCCGTCGCCCACGGCGCCAGCGCGGTCTTCGTCTCCAACCACGGCGGCCGTCAGCTCGATACGGCCGCCGCCACGCTGGACGTGCTCGGCTCCGTCGTCGATGCCATCGACGGGCGCTGCGAAGTCTACATGGACGGCGGCGTTCGCCGCGGCACCGACGTGGTCAAGGCGCTGGCGCTTGGGGCGCGTGCCGTGGCCATCGGACGTCCGGCGATCTGGGGATTGGCGGCCGCCGGCGGCCGTGGGGTGGCGCGGGTGCTCGCGATGCTGCGCGAGGAGATCGACATCGCCATGGCGCTGTGCGGCGCCTCGCGGCCGCACGAGCTCGGCCGCGACGTGCTGCTCTGA
- a CDS encoding VOC family protein: MEINGIAHTFVTTSDFARARAFYSKLLPFLGMKAVLDVDGWYYCVGGRTAFGVRAGDARYAGERFVQERVGLHHICFRARERADVDELHAFLQEIGATIVHAPEEGAWAPGYYSVLFEDPDGIRLEMNHVPGKGLLAE; this comes from the coding sequence ATGGAGATCAACGGCATCGCCCACACCTTCGTCACGACCAGCGACTTCGCTCGCGCCCGCGCGTTCTATTCCAAGCTTCTGCCCTTCCTCGGCATGAAGGCCGTGCTGGACGTCGACGGCTGGTACTACTGCGTCGGCGGACGAACGGCTTTCGGCGTGCGCGCCGGTGACGCGCGCTACGCCGGCGAGCGCTTTGTCCAGGAGCGCGTCGGGCTGCACCACATCTGCTTCCGCGCTCGCGAGCGTGCCGACGTCGACGAGTTGCACGCGTTCCTGCAGGAAATCGGCGCGACCATCGTCCATGCGCCCGAGGAGGGCGCGTGGGCGCCCGGCTACTATTCCGTGCTGTTCGAGGATCCCGACGGCATCCGCCTGGAGATGAACCACGTGCCGGGAAAGGGCCTGCTCGCCGAGTAG
- a CDS encoding transglutaminase-like domain-containing protein: MTIPEGALRVRIWLPMPQKDAASEIDDLVTKLDPGGTASAPAAAQVQGASSSGEGAATDAASAEGGPGKAAPAAAGPAMIVGRDSHGNEIGYFELSRPRPGEVVVHQQFELTRSEILGDLDAAKTRPLNAAEKKEHRDALEPSTYIPATPEIKKLAGEIVGDEKNPLKIARKIYDWELSNVDYWAKEPDRYEPSPMGSAVYCLSTRSGNCADFHSLYIALARAAGIPARMVYGSLLKKQLAGSREDAGTHCWVEIFLPELGWLSVDVSLADLYHGNVEKTEKNARLLAAATPTGEFGEDAKMVDYYFGNLDERRVVWSRGRDIMLDPPQGSIALNSLPKAYVEVDGKEHGAWKRTTTFKEVAR; encoded by the coding sequence GTGACGATCCCCGAGGGCGCACTTCGCGTGCGCATATGGCTGCCGATGCCGCAGAAGGATGCGGCATCGGAAATCGACGACCTCGTCACGAAGCTGGATCCCGGAGGAACCGCATCGGCGCCCGCTGCTGCGCAGGTGCAGGGAGCGTCGTCGAGCGGCGAGGGGGCCGCCACCGACGCGGCGAGCGCCGAAGGCGGGCCGGGCAAGGCCGCTCCCGCAGCCGCCGGACCGGCGATGATCGTCGGCCGCGATTCGCACGGCAACGAGATCGGCTACTTCGAGCTGTCGCGCCCGCGGCCCGGCGAGGTCGTCGTGCATCAGCAGTTCGAGCTGACGCGCAGCGAGATTCTCGGCGACCTGGATGCTGCCAAGACGCGACCGCTCAACGCGGCCGAGAAGAAGGAGCATCGCGACGCGCTCGAGCCGAGCACGTACATTCCGGCCACGCCCGAGATCAAGAAGCTGGCCGGTGAGATCGTCGGCGACGAGAAGAACCCTCTGAAGATCGCGCGCAAGATCTACGACTGGGAGCTGTCCAACGTGGACTATTGGGCCAAGGAGCCCGACCGCTACGAACCCTCGCCGATGGGCAGCGCGGTCTATTGCCTCTCCACCCGCAGCGGCAACTGCGCCGATTTCCATTCTCTCTACATCGCGCTCGCGCGCGCGGCCGGCATCCCGGCCCGCATGGTGTACGGCTCGCTGCTGAAGAAGCAGCTTGCCGGATCGCGCGAGGACGCCGGCACGCACTGCTGGGTCGAAATCTTCCTGCCCGAGCTCGGCTGGCTCAGCGTCGACGTCTCGCTGGCCGACCTCTACCACGGCAACGTCGAGAAGACGGAAAAGAACGCCAGGCTCCTGGCGGCGGCCACACCCACGGGCGAGTTCGGCGAGGATGCGAAGATGGTCGACTACTACTTCGGCAACCTCGACGAGCGACGCGTCGTCTGGTCGCGTGGGCGCGACATCATGCTCGATCCGCCGCAGGGCAGCATCGCCCTGAACTCGCTGCCCAAGGCGTACGTGGAGGTCGACGGCAAGGAGCACGGGGCCTGGAAGCGTACGACGACGTTCAAGGAGGTCGCACGGTAG
- a CDS encoding pyridoxal phosphate-dependent aminotransferase family protein gives MDIFQKCRDYTRADSLRDAGVYRYFRRIGSAQDPVVTIDGHRLIMLGSNNYLGLANHPEVRAAAARAVEQYGTGCAGSPLLNGTLELHAELEERLATFMKRDSALIFSTGFQVNVGTLSSLLGRHDIVFLDNLDHACIIDGARLGLAKIVKYRHNDMGDLADKLSRVPDTFGKMIVVDGVFSMEGDLVRLPEVVELKRRYGARLMVDDAHGIGVLGEHGRGTAEHFGVEDHVDLVMGTFSKSLAGVGGFVAGDREVIDYIRHNARTHIFSAAMPPASAAAVLAALAIVEREPERRQQLWDNTHYMKQALDELGFDTGDAASPVIPMVVGDDFTAFRMVAELHEEGVFANPVVSPAVPPGRAMIRTSYMATHTRDHLDEALAALEVVGRRAGVLADREKRSA, from the coding sequence GTGGATATCTTTCAGAAGTGTCGTGACTACACGCGGGCGGACTCTCTGCGCGATGCCGGGGTCTACCGCTACTTCCGCCGCATCGGCTCGGCGCAGGATCCGGTGGTGACCATCGACGGCCATCGCCTGATCATGCTGGGCTCGAACAACTATCTCGGTCTGGCCAACCATCCCGAAGTACGCGCCGCTGCCGCAAGGGCGGTGGAGCAGTACGGCACCGGCTGCGCAGGCTCGCCGTTGCTCAACGGTACTCTCGAGCTGCACGCCGAGCTCGAGGAGCGCCTGGCGACGTTCATGAAGCGTGACTCGGCGCTCATCTTCTCCACGGGCTTTCAGGTCAACGTCGGCACCCTCTCCTCCCTTCTCGGACGCCACGACATCGTCTTCCTCGACAATCTCGACCACGCCTGCATCATCGACGGCGCGCGGCTCGGCCTGGCCAAGATCGTCAAGTACCGCCACAACGACATGGGCGATCTGGCCGACAAGCTTTCGCGCGTCCCGGACACGTTCGGCAAGATGATCGTCGTCGACGGCGTCTTCTCGATGGAAGGCGATCTGGTGCGACTGCCGGAGGTCGTCGAGCTCAAGCGTCGCTACGGCGCCCGCTTGATGGTCGACGACGCGCACGGCATCGGCGTGCTGGGCGAGCACGGGCGCGGCACTGCCGAGCATTTCGGCGTCGAAGACCACGTCGACCTGGTCATGGGAACTTTCTCGAAGTCGCTGGCCGGCGTAGGCGGCTTCGTCGCCGGCGATCGCGAGGTGATCGACTACATCCGGCACAACGCGCGCACGCACATCTTCTCGGCGGCGATGCCGCCGGCCAGCGCCGCCGCCGTTCTTGCCGCGCTCGCGATCGTCGAGCGCGAGCCGGAGCGCCGCCAGCAGCTCTGGGACAACACGCACTACATGAAGCAGGCCCTCGACGAGCTCGGATTCGATACCGGCGACGCCGCCTCCCCCGTCATTCCGATGGTGGTCGGCGACGACTTCACGGCCTTTCGCATGGTGGCCGAGCTGCACGAGGAAGGCGTGTTCGCCAATCCGGTCGTCTCGCCGGCAGTGCCGCCGGGGCGCGCCATGATCCGGACCTCGTACATGGCCACGCACACGCGCGACCATCTCGACGAGGCGCTGGCCGCGCTCGAGGTCGTCGGCCGCCGCGCAGGCGTGCTGGCCGACCGCGAAAAGCGCTCGGCATAG
- a CDS encoding LLM class flavin-dependent oxidoreductase translates to MTSGRLRCGIFLAPFHPVDEDPTMAIRRDIELVEWLDRIGFDEAWIGEHHSAGFEIISSPELFIAAAAERTSRIKLGTGVVSLPYHNPLMVADRIIQLDHMTRGRVMFGVGPGLLPSDAFMLGIHPSQQRERMAQSLDVILRLMAGETVTEKTDWYELVNARCQLLPYTKPRPEVAVASTATPSGGRLAGKYGLGMLCVAATTNSGYDVLGTNWQVACDIAAENGRTMDRSMLRVVGPMHLAETREQAFEDVKYGFEKWHGYFVGINPTANAPEFYAADPLAAMTESGFAVVGTPADAIAQLERLQAQTGGFGCFLFLAHNWASFEKTKKSYELFQRQVLPHFEKANAVRVDSLAYAKNNAGELMGAAMTAAMEMIQKHQEETEAKKAAAAKPAA, encoded by the coding sequence ATGACCAGCGGCCGGCTTCGTTGCGGAATCTTCCTCGCGCCTTTCCATCCGGTCGACGAAGACCCGACGATGGCCATCCGGCGCGATATCGAGCTGGTGGAATGGCTCGACCGCATCGGCTTCGACGAGGCCTGGATCGGAGAGCACCACTCGGCCGGCTTCGAGATCATCTCTTCGCCCGAGCTGTTCATCGCCGCCGCTGCCGAGCGCACCAGCCGCATCAAGCTCGGGACCGGCGTGGTCTCGCTGCCCTATCACAACCCGCTCATGGTGGCCGACCGCATCATCCAGCTCGATCACATGACGCGCGGTCGCGTGATGTTCGGCGTGGGGCCGGGGCTGCTGCCCTCCGATGCATTCATGCTCGGAATTCATCCGTCTCAGCAGCGCGAGCGCATGGCGCAGTCGCTCGACGTGATCCTTCGGCTGATGGCGGGCGAAACCGTCACGGAGAAGACGGACTGGTACGAGTTGGTCAATGCCCGCTGTCAGCTGCTGCCGTACACCAAGCCGCGGCCCGAGGTCGCGGTGGCGAGCACGGCCACGCCGTCGGGCGGCCGCCTGGCCGGCAAGTACGGCCTGGGAATGCTGTGCGTGGCCGCGACCACCAACTCCGGCTACGACGTGCTCGGCACCAATTGGCAGGTCGCCTGCGACATCGCTGCCGAGAACGGCCGCACGATGGATCGCAGCATGCTGCGCGTGGTGGGCCCGATGCATCTGGCCGAGACGCGCGAGCAGGCTTTCGAGGACGTGAAGTACGGCTTCGAGAAGTGGCACGGCTACTTCGTCGGCATCAATCCGACCGCCAACGCTCCCGAATTCTACGCCGCCGATCCTCTGGCTGCGATGACCGAGTCCGGCTTTGCCGTGGTGGGAACGCCGGCGGATGCGATCGCGCAGCTCGAGAGGCTGCAGGCGCAGACCGGCGGCTTTGGCTGCTTCCTGTTCCTGGCGCACAACTGGGCGAGCTTCGAGAAGACCAAGAAGTCGTACGAGCTGTTCCAGCGCCAGGTGCTGCCGCACTTCGAGAAGGCCAACGCGGTGCGCGTCGACTCCCTGGCCTACGCCAAGAACAACGCCGGCGAGCTGATGGGCGCGGCGATGACCGCGGCGATGGAGATGATCCAGAAGCATCAGGAGGAAACGGAGGCCAAGAAGGCGGCCGCCGCCAAGCCCGCGGCGTGA